In Bosea vestrisii, the following are encoded in one genomic region:
- a CDS encoding glycosyltransferase family 2 protein translates to MKQAEAMQRDFAFLALAKDCATTIPRFLALIETLRRKGMSVAAFVGENGSQDGTRLLLQRAEARGEIILVPTPFMADEPERLRRMALGRERLKSELEASGVEARFVCVVDIDNVIAAPPSVAALLAAALKLEQPGIFGVSATSRPHYYDLLAFEDEHRSFETLLDDLAKSRVDIFEYYRFFRSRIYPHQRALTDDREITCSSSFNGLCLYRADTYRLGSYLQAGSSICEHLVFNRSLAGLTGGTMLIDPGLVLRTPKDHSEQSFVPFAWRRLRKLVAWHLRQRDRRSKLLASRSAAGGARAPENANGSS, encoded by the coding sequence GTGAAGCAAGCGGAAGCCATGCAGCGGGATTTCGCCTTCCTGGCTTTGGCCAAGGATTGCGCGACGACGATCCCGCGCTTCCTGGCACTGATCGAGACGCTTCGACGCAAGGGCATGAGCGTGGCTGCCTTCGTCGGCGAGAACGGATCGCAAGACGGGACGCGGCTGCTGCTTCAGCGTGCGGAGGCGCGAGGAGAGATTATCCTTGTTCCAACCCCTTTCATGGCAGACGAGCCCGAGCGGCTCCGGCGGATGGCACTGGGCCGCGAGCGGCTCAAGAGTGAACTCGAAGCGTCCGGCGTCGAAGCCCGTTTCGTCTGCGTCGTCGATATCGACAACGTCATCGCCGCGCCACCTTCGGTCGCGGCCCTCCTCGCAGCGGCATTGAAACTCGAGCAGCCGGGGATTTTCGGCGTGTCGGCGACCTCTCGCCCGCACTATTACGACCTGCTGGCATTCGAGGACGAGCATCGATCGTTCGAGACGCTTCTTGATGACCTCGCGAAGAGCCGGGTCGACATCTTCGAGTACTACCGCTTCTTCCGGTCACGGATTTATCCGCACCAGCGAGCGCTTACGGACGATCGCGAGATCACATGCTCATCGAGTTTCAATGGCCTGTGTCTCTATCGTGCCGATACCTACCGCCTCGGAAGCTACCTTCAAGCCGGCTCCAGCATCTGCGAGCACCTGGTCTTCAACCGCAGCCTCGCCGGTCTGACCGGCGGGACGATGCTCATCGATCCAGGCCTGGTGCTACGCACGCCGAAAGACCATTCCGAGCAAAGCTTCGTGCCATTCGCCTGGAGGCGGCTTCGGAAGCTAGTGGCCTGGCATCTGCGCCAGCGAGATCGTCGCTCAAAATTGCTCGCCTCGCGATCGGCAGCAGGTGGAGCGCGAGCCCCAGAGAATGCGAATGGCAGCTCATAA